A region from the Actinoplanes sp. OR16 genome encodes:
- a CDS encoding LpqB family beta-propeller domain-containing protein: MRRSLPAVVAVTAVVLAGCGIPDESGVTVVGPGQSTGITTGSEDPPAQATRTTTSDRGQFVANYLAAAAGDYDGATERVKEFMSPDAADRFKPVAIPRVIRLIGTPLFSSGQAEVAFNYELIGTLGKNGLLEPPKDPVRGKYEIKLGTAEDGISLYVTEAPPVLLITDTALASRYTQRTIYFWNTEHTGLIPDVRYMLREVPIEQVPTTVLGWLIEGPAPWLRSVADVLPQGTTLLGKIPAIDNDTLAINLSAQAVPTEGAEEALNRLRRQIQWSLQSLLPEKGSLALKIGHQETQNYYGTDFLTSNAAFRLESRPERFAVYGGKIVRLSETPRAVQAIPGIPPQANKDVRTAALSASAGQTFAALVTGSGHNQTLRVGVTTNGGGEPVLREVTGLPEGLGYPHWAMTGNGNRPEDAIGLIIVNGGLYSFRADGGPARAVPVSGVSGGLTAITVAPDGHRVAIAAGGRLYRAVLALSGDGVSLSEPELLRPPLQKVTAADFSGEGWITVAGVGGGGRVTVLDVTIDGALQDPRLPDLGDDAVTYVTAYPANPVNQSSTELGNADYVSYTTADAAWDALSTAVRIDPDDLAEPPGDQPANIVPSAPFFLN; encoded by the coding sequence ATGCGCCGTTCCCTGCCCGCCGTCGTGGCGGTGACCGCTGTGGTGCTCGCCGGGTGCGGCATCCCCGACGAGTCCGGTGTGACGGTGGTCGGCCCCGGCCAGTCGACCGGCATCACCACCGGCAGCGAGGACCCGCCGGCCCAGGCGACCCGGACCACGACCAGCGACCGTGGCCAATTCGTCGCCAACTACCTGGCCGCGGCGGCCGGCGACTACGACGGCGCGACCGAGCGGGTCAAGGAGTTCATGTCGCCGGACGCCGCCGACAGGTTCAAGCCGGTGGCGATCCCGCGGGTGATCCGGCTGATCGGCACCCCGCTGTTCTCGTCCGGGCAGGCCGAGGTCGCGTTCAACTACGAGCTGATCGGCACGCTCGGCAAGAACGGCCTGCTGGAGCCGCCGAAGGACCCGGTCCGCGGGAAGTACGAGATCAAGCTCGGCACCGCCGAGGACGGCATCTCGCTCTACGTGACCGAGGCCCCGCCGGTTCTGCTGATCACCGACACCGCGCTGGCCAGCCGCTATACGCAGCGCACCATCTACTTCTGGAACACCGAGCACACCGGCCTGATCCCGGACGTCCGCTACATGCTGCGCGAGGTGCCGATCGAGCAGGTGCCGACGACGGTGCTCGGCTGGCTCATCGAGGGCCCGGCGCCGTGGCTGCGCAGCGTCGCCGACGTGCTGCCACAGGGCACCACGCTGCTCGGCAAGATCCCGGCGATCGACAACGACACGCTGGCGATCAACCTGAGCGCGCAGGCGGTGCCGACCGAGGGCGCCGAAGAGGCGCTGAACCGGCTACGCCGCCAGATCCAGTGGTCGTTGCAGTCCCTGCTGCCGGAGAAGGGCAGCCTCGCCCTAAAGATCGGCCACCAGGAGACCCAGAACTACTACGGCACCGACTTCCTGACCAGCAACGCCGCCTTCCGGCTGGAGAGCCGGCCGGAGCGCTTCGCGGTCTACGGCGGGAAGATCGTCCGCCTCTCCGAGACGCCCCGCGCGGTCCAGGCCATCCCGGGCATCCCGCCGCAGGCGAACAAGGACGTCCGGACGGCGGCGCTGAGCGCGTCGGCGGGGCAGACGTTCGCAGCGCTGGTCACCGGTTCCGGGCACAACCAGACGCTGCGGGTCGGCGTCACCACGAACGGCGGCGGCGAACCGGTGCTGCGCGAGGTGACCGGCCTGCCGGAGGGCCTCGGATACCCGCACTGGGCGATGACCGGCAACGGCAACCGGCCCGAGGACGCGATCGGGCTGATCATCGTGAACGGCGGGCTCTACAGCTTCCGCGCGGACGGCGGGCCGGCCCGGGCGGTGCCGGTCTCCGGCGTGTCCGGCGGCCTCACTGCGATCACGGTGGCGCCGGACGGCCACCGGGTGGCGATCGCCGCGGGCGGCCGGCTCTACCGCGCGGTCCTGGCCCTGAGCGGCGACGGTGTGTCGCTCAGCGAGCCGGAACTGCTCCGCCCGCCCCTGCAGAAGGTCACCGCCGCCGACTTCAGCGGCGAGGGCTGGATCACCGTGGCGGGTGTCGGCGGCGGCGGCCGGGTCACCGTCCTGGACGTGACGATCGACGGCGCGCTGCAGGACCCGCGGCTGCCCGACCTCGGCGACGACGCGGTGACCTACGTGACGGCCTACCCGGCCAACCCGGTGAACCAGAGCAGCACGGAGCTGGGCAACGCCGACTACGTGTCGTACACGACCGCCGACGCTGCCTGGGACGCGCTCTCCACCGCGGTCCGGATAGACCCGGACGACCTGGCCGAGCCGCCCGGCGACCAGCCGGCGAACATCGTGCCGTCGGCGCCGTTCTTCCTGAACTGA
- a CDS encoding ComF family protein: MFAELADLVLPGSCAGCGAERVRLTYGTCALCVIELEGLAPRPAVPTPPPPGFPACVAVGPYAGAMRGAILSYKEKGRHRLARPLGTLLAGAVAAVAPADRPVVLLPVPSTAAARRERHGDHMARMTRHAVRRLRAAGWTAAMAQPLRALPRPDSTSLDAAGRHAAAVNSLRIISRIGVLRRGDRMRGTLVVTDDIVTTGATLAAVVRRLEEADMQVNGAAVLAATQLRKITPGV; the protein is encoded by the coding sequence ATGTTCGCCGAGCTGGCCGACCTGGTTCTCCCGGGATCGTGTGCCGGCTGCGGCGCCGAGCGGGTGCGCCTCACGTACGGGACGTGCGCCCTCTGCGTGATCGAGCTGGAGGGCCTGGCGCCGCGTCCGGCCGTCCCGACGCCGCCGCCACCGGGCTTCCCGGCCTGCGTGGCGGTCGGGCCGTACGCCGGGGCGATGCGCGGCGCCATCCTGTCGTACAAGGAGAAGGGCCGGCACCGGCTCGCCCGGCCGCTCGGCACGCTGCTGGCCGGCGCGGTCGCGGCGGTCGCGCCGGCGGACCGCCCGGTCGTGCTCCTTCCGGTGCCCTCGACGGCGGCGGCCCGCCGGGAGCGGCACGGCGACCACATGGCCCGGATGACCCGGCACGCGGTGCGGCGGCTGCGGGCGGCCGGATGGACCGCGGCGATGGCGCAGCCGCTGCGAGCGCTGCCCCGCCCTGACTCCACGTCACTGGACGCTGCCGGACGGCATGCCGCAGCTGTCAATTCCCTGCGAATCATTTCTCGAATCGGCGTTCTCCGACGCGGCGACCGGATGAGGGGCACGCTGGTGGTGACGGACGACATCGTCACCACCGGTGCCACTCTGGCCGCGGTGGTACGCCGTCTTGAGGAGGCGGACATGCAGGTCAACGGTGCCGCGGTGCTAGCAGCGACCCAGCTGCGAAAGATTACTCCCGGTGTTTGA
- the hpf gene encoding ribosome hibernation-promoting factor, HPF/YfiA family has product MDIVVKGRNVEVPDHYREHVAEKLSKVERYDSKLMRVDVELFHERNPRQSDTCQRVEITVMTRGPVVRAEAQAQDFYAALDCAINKLDGRLRRSADRRRVHRGRHAPVSVAAATANLPTDVHPGGTTTLVAEPEVDTELAEHDADQPWRIVREKEHSAEPMTVDDALFQMELVGHDFYLFQDKDSGRPSVVYRRRGYDYGILSLAM; this is encoded by the coding sequence GTGGACATTGTCGTCAAGGGCCGCAACGTAGAGGTTCCCGATCACTACCGAGAGCATGTCGCCGAGAAGCTCAGCAAGGTCGAGCGTTACGACTCGAAGCTGATGAGAGTGGACGTGGAGCTTTTCCACGAGCGCAATCCGCGACAGTCCGACACCTGCCAGCGGGTCGAGATCACCGTCATGACGCGAGGCCCGGTCGTTCGCGCCGAGGCACAGGCACAAGACTTCTACGCAGCTCTGGACTGCGCGATCAACAAGCTCGACGGCCGGCTGAGGCGTTCTGCCGACCGGCGCCGGGTGCACCGCGGACGGCACGCGCCGGTCTCCGTCGCAGCTGCCACCGCCAACCTCCCCACCGACGTCCATCCGGGCGGGACCACCACCCTGGTCGCCGAGCCCGAGGTCGACACCGAGCTGGCCGAACACGACGCGGACCAGCCGTGGCGCATCGTCAGGGAGAAAGAGCACTCCGCCGAGCCGATGACCGTCGACGACGCGCTCTTCCAGATGGAGCTCGTCGGCCACGACTTCTACCTGTTCCAGGACAAGGACAGCGGCCGGCCCAGCGTCGTCTACCGCCGCCGTGGCTACGACTACGGCATCCTCAGCCTCGCCATGTGA
- a CDS encoding GNAT family N-acetyltransferase — MEQGSVDQNETKPQRLIEPGQGRLELLIGWGDPAGQRAAMEAGFTREGVRRMPDEELQVWSRLPGDPAEPAPRLLPDLPGSELSDGVVSLRPLDEGDVAFYTELHSLPEVVATSVPPVPPSAEEVRRRCLRSPANWLAGTRADLVILDTATGERAGEIDLYYQEPPTQQAMIGYSMLPAYRGRGFATRAAQLVALWAFAETDIARLIAGAAPENIGSQRVLEKAGFRREAFLRSRLPGPGGTRIDDVQYVLLAGDLLAQASSGG; from the coding sequence GTGGAACAGGGTTCAGTGGATCAGAACGAGACCAAGCCGCAGAGGCTGATCGAACCCGGACAGGGGCGGCTGGAACTCCTGATCGGCTGGGGCGACCCGGCGGGCCAGCGCGCCGCCATGGAAGCCGGTTTCACCAGGGAAGGCGTCCGTCGCATGCCGGACGAGGAGCTGCAGGTCTGGTCCCGGCTGCCCGGCGATCCGGCCGAACCGGCTCCGCGCCTGCTGCCCGACCTCCCCGGCAGTGAGCTCAGCGACGGCGTGGTGAGCCTGCGCCCGCTGGATGAGGGAGATGTCGCTTTTTACACCGAACTGCACTCCCTGCCGGAAGTCGTCGCCACGAGCGTCCCGCCGGTGCCGCCCTCGGCCGAGGAGGTACGCCGCCGCTGCCTGCGATCTCCGGCGAACTGGCTGGCCGGAACCCGCGCCGACCTGGTGATCCTGGACACCGCCACGGGCGAGAGGGCCGGCGAGATCGACCTGTATTACCAGGAGCCGCCGACTCAGCAGGCCATGATCGGCTACAGCATGCTGCCGGCGTACAGAGGACGGGGTTTCGCAACCCGCGCCGCACAGCTCGTCGCGCTCTGGGCCTTCGCCGAAACGGACATCGCGCGGCTCATCGCGGGCGCGGCGCCGGAGAACATCGGCTCACAGCGGGTGCTGGAGAAGGCCGGCTTCCGGCGCGAGGCGTTCCTGCGATCTCGGCTGCCCGGTCCGGGCGGTACGAGGATCGACGACGTGCAGTACGTCCTTCTCGCTGGAGACCTGCTCGCGCAGGCCTCCAGCGGAGGCTAG
- the secA gene encoding preprotein translocase subunit SecA, protein MSILEKILRAGEGRMVRRLKAIADAVNSIEDDYVDLTDDELRECTESFKERYQEGESLDSLLPEAFAVAREGAKRVLGQRAYDVQLMGGAALHFGNIPEMKTGEGKTLTGVFPAYLNALSGKGVHIITVNDYLAQRDAEWVGRVHVFLGLTVGVILPNRPSAEHRAAYECDITYGTNNEFGFDYLRDNMAWSKAELVQRGHNFAIVDEVDSILIDEARTPLIISGPAEHSARWYGEFSQIVNRLQPGKDGEGDYEVDHAKRTVAITERGVAKVEDRLGIDNLYESVNTPLVGYLNNAIKAKELYKKDKDYIVSPENEVLIVDEFTGRILHGRRYNEGMHQAIEAKEGVEVKQENQTLATVTLQNYFRLYEKLGGMTGTAQTEAGEFNNVYKVGVVSIPTHRPMVRIDHPDVIYKTEKAKFDAVIEDIAERHATGQPVLVGTVSVENSEILSQLLRRRGIPHSVLNAKFHAQEATIIAQAGRKGAVTVATNMAGRGTDILLGGNADFLAAQELAQRGLDPVENPEEYAKALEDVLPSVKEACDAEQAEVQAAGGLYVLGTERHDSRRIDNQLRGRSGRQGDPGESRFYLSLQDDLMKRFRAGAVEAVMERFNIPDDVPIESKMVTRQIRSAQTQIEGQNAEIRKNVLKYDEVLNKQRQVIYAERKRVLNGEDMHDQVKNMIDDVIGDIVTAATSEGYAEDWDLDQLFTDLKRLYPVTLTLEDIIEESGGERSTIDAEFLAEQLKQDAQASYQAREDELGEEALRELERQVLLAVIDRKWREHLYEMDYLQEGISLRAYAQRDPVVEYQREGFDMFNQMMEGIKEEAVGFVFNLEVQVEEQPSITVDPSQAFALPKVGGDDDAEPEADAEPDRVEVRAKGLGGPGRPQNLQYTAPAIDGEAGDGRPVIQHQAPQPNVGPGPSPVPANPAHTGARAASQRTSGQESGGPSRNAPCYCGSGKKYKRCHGAPGAA, encoded by the coding sequence GTGTCGATTTTGGAAAAGATCCTCCGCGCCGGCGAAGGCCGCATGGTGCGACGGCTCAAGGCGATCGCGGACGCGGTCAACTCGATCGAGGACGACTACGTCGACCTCACCGATGACGAGCTGCGTGAATGCACGGAGAGTTTCAAGGAGCGCTATCAGGAGGGTGAGTCGCTCGACTCGCTGCTTCCGGAGGCGTTCGCCGTCGCTCGTGAGGGCGCGAAGCGCGTGCTGGGCCAGAGGGCCTACGACGTCCAGCTGATGGGCGGCGCCGCGCTGCACTTCGGCAACATCCCGGAGATGAAGACCGGTGAGGGCAAGACCCTGACCGGTGTGTTCCCCGCCTACCTCAACGCGTTGAGCGGCAAGGGCGTGCACATCATCACGGTGAACGACTATCTCGCCCAGCGTGACGCCGAGTGGGTCGGCCGGGTGCACGTGTTCCTCGGCCTGACCGTCGGCGTGATCCTGCCGAACCGGCCGTCCGCCGAGCACCGCGCCGCCTACGAGTGCGACATCACCTATGGCACCAACAACGAGTTCGGCTTCGACTACCTGCGCGACAACATGGCGTGGTCGAAGGCGGAGCTGGTCCAGCGCGGCCACAACTTCGCGATCGTCGACGAGGTCGACTCGATCCTCATCGACGAGGCGCGGACCCCGCTGATCATCTCCGGACCGGCCGAGCACTCCGCCCGGTGGTACGGCGAGTTCTCCCAGATCGTCAACCGGCTCCAGCCCGGCAAGGACGGCGAGGGCGACTACGAGGTCGACCACGCGAAGCGCACCGTGGCGATCACCGAGCGCGGCGTCGCGAAGGTCGAGGACCGCCTCGGCATCGACAACCTCTACGAGTCGGTGAACACCCCTCTCGTGGGCTACCTGAACAACGCCATCAAGGCGAAGGAGCTCTACAAGAAGGACAAGGACTACATCGTCAGCCCCGAGAACGAGGTGCTGATCGTCGATGAGTTCACCGGTCGCATCCTGCACGGCCGCCGCTACAACGAGGGCATGCACCAGGCCATCGAGGCGAAGGAGGGCGTGGAGGTCAAGCAGGAGAACCAGACCCTCGCGACCGTCACGCTGCAGAACTACTTCCGCCTGTACGAGAAGCTCGGCGGCATGACCGGTACGGCGCAGACCGAGGCCGGCGAGTTCAACAACGTCTACAAGGTCGGCGTCGTGAGCATCCCGACGCACCGCCCGATGGTCCGCATCGACCACCCGGACGTCATCTACAAGACCGAGAAGGCGAAGTTCGACGCGGTCATCGAGGACATCGCCGAGCGGCACGCGACCGGTCAGCCGGTCCTCGTCGGCACCGTCTCCGTGGAGAACTCGGAGATCCTCTCCCAGCTGCTGCGCCGCCGCGGCATCCCGCACAGCGTGCTGAACGCGAAGTTCCACGCGCAGGAAGCAACGATCATCGCGCAGGCCGGCCGGAAGGGCGCGGTCACCGTCGCCACCAACATGGCCGGCCGTGGTACCGACATCCTGCTCGGTGGCAACGCCGACTTCCTCGCCGCCCAGGAGCTCGCCCAGCGCGGCCTCGACCCGGTGGAGAACCCCGAGGAGTACGCGAAGGCCCTCGAGGACGTCCTGCCCTCCGTCAAGGAGGCGTGCGACGCCGAGCAGGCCGAGGTGCAGGCCGCCGGCGGTCTCTACGTCCTCGGCACCGAGCGGCACGACTCCCGCCGCATCGACAACCAGCTGCGCGGTCGTTCCGGCCGGCAGGGCGACCCGGGCGAGTCCCGGTTCTACCTGTCGCTGCAGGACGACCTGATGAAGCGGTTCCGGGCCGGCGCGGTCGAGGCCGTCATGGAGCGCTTCAACATCCCGGACGACGTGCCGATCGAGTCGAAGATGGTGACCCGCCAGATCCGCAGCGCGCAGACCCAGATCGAGGGTCAGAACGCCGAGATCCGGAAGAACGTCCTGAAGTACGACGAGGTGCTCAACAAGCAGCGCCAGGTCATCTACGCCGAGCGCAAGCGCGTGCTCAACGGCGAGGACATGCACGACCAGGTCAAGAACATGATCGACGACGTGATCGGCGACATCGTCACGGCGGCCACCTCCGAGGGCTACGCCGAGGACTGGGACCTCGACCAGCTCTTCACCGACCTGAAGCGGCTCTACCCGGTGACCCTCACGCTCGAGGACATCATCGAGGAGTCCGGCGGTGAGCGCAGCACCATCGACGCCGAGTTCCTGGCCGAGCAGCTGAAGCAGGACGCGCAGGCCTCCTACCAGGCCCGCGAGGACGAGCTCGGCGAGGAAGCGCTCCGCGAGCTGGAGCGCCAGGTGCTCCTGGCGGTCATCGACCGGAAGTGGCGCGAGCACCTCTACGAGATGGACTACCTGCAGGAGGGCATCAGCCTCCGGGCGTACGCGCAACGCGACCCGGTCGTGGAATATCAGCGCGAGGGCTTCGACATGTTCAACCAGATGATGGAGGGGATCAAGGAGGAGGCCGTCGGCTTCGTCTTCAACCTCGAAGTCCAGGTCGAGGAGCAGCCCTCCATCACGGTCGACCCGTCCCAGGCCTTCGCGCTCCCCAAGGTCGGCGGCGACGACGACGCCGAGCCGGAGGCGGACGCCGAGCCGGACCGCGTCGAGGTGCGCGCGAAGGGTCTCGGTGGCCCCGGCCGTCCGCAGAACCTGCAGTACACCGCCCCCGCCATCGACGGCGAGGCCGGCGACGGCCGCCCGGTGATCCAGCACCAGGCCCCGCAGCCGAACGTCGGCCCCGGCCCCAGCCCGGTCCCGGCCAACCCGGCCCACACCGGCGCCCGCGCCGCCTCCCAGCGCACGTCAGGCCAGGAGTCGGGCGGCCCGTCCCGCAACGCCCCGTGCTACTGCGGCTCAGGCAAGAAGTACAAGCGCTGCCACGGCGCCCCCGGCGCAGCCTGA
- a CDS encoding Rv3235 family protein, translating into MRSTIRLRPVPRYEPPFDDELAPQIWSPPHQQLALTWPDPPPPDPSPAPDESSSTRSGELSSARSSEPSSARSCGPPPAQPGELSSARSGELASARSGEPAPSGERSSAHASAAPSGKRKPSSALSPGRGAGASAAHSTRPGAARSGEPADTPRAEHRATSQPVPSAASPAGRSAGPRSGSSSVRRGGATLVSPAGAGSARSIEAGSTPTAGSSLGRSGEGGPGAQAAASAARSTMGSTMGSVGSGGHGQRALPPGASGDARLAVRRFVRLCVEVLNGFRPAGHLRRFSLPSEAAEVVETGLQGARWVGRLRSAQLDGVPAGSTKRTRRPTPVAVLRVRLCEPRQGAIEAAVVLASGERTWAMALRLELHQEAWVVTILRLI; encoded by the coding sequence ATGCGCTCTACCATCCGTCTGCGCCCAGTCCCCCGCTACGAACCACCCTTCGACGACGAGCTGGCACCCCAGATCTGGAGCCCACCCCACCAGCAGCTGGCGCTCACCTGGCCCGATCCCCCACCGCCCGATCCTTCCCCCGCACCAGACGAGTCTTCGTCCACGCGGTCGGGTGAGCTTTCATCCGCGCGGTCGAGTGAGCCTTCATCCGCGCGGTCGTGTGGGCCTCCACCCGCGCAGCCGGGTGAGCTTTCATCCGCGCGGTCGGGCGAGCTCGCATCCGCGCGGTCGGGCGAGCCCGCGCCATCAGGTGAGCGTTCATCCGCGCACGCTTCCGCCGCGCCATCAGGCAAGCGCAAGCCCTCATCCGCATTGTCGCCCGGACGCGGCGCTGGTGCTTCAGCCGCGCATTCGACGAGGCCCGGAGCCGCACGATCTGGCGAGCCCGCCGACACACCGCGAGCAGAGCACCGAGCCACATCGCAGCCAGTGCCTTCAGCCGCATCACCGGCCGGGCGCTCAGCCGGACCGCGGTCGGGCTCCTCATCCGTGCGGCGTGGCGGGGCGACCCTCGTGTCACCAGCCGGTGCCGGATCCGCGCGGTCGATCGAGGCCGGCTCGACGCCAACGGCCGGCTCGTCGCTCGGGCGGTCGGGCGAGGGCGGTCCTGGGGCTCAGGCAGCGGCATCGGCTGCGAGGTCGACGATGGGGTCGACGATGGGCTCGGTTGGGAGTGGTGGGCACGGGCAGCGGGCGCTGCCGCCTGGCGCTTCGGGTGATGCTCGGTTGGCTGTTCGACGGTTTGTGCGGCTTTGCGTCGAAGTGCTCAACGGGTTCCGGCCGGCCGGGCATCTGCGCCGGTTCAGTCTGCCGTCGGAGGCGGCCGAGGTGGTTGAGACGGGACTTCAGGGCGCGCGGTGGGTCGGCCGGCTACGCAGCGCCCAGTTGGACGGCGTCCCTGCTGGTAGTACGAAGAGAACCCGGCGCCCCACCCCTGTGGCAGTTCTGCGGGTGCGGCTCTGTGAGCCCCGGCAAGGTGCCATCGAGGCGGCGGTGGTGCTGGCGAGCGGGGAGCGTACGTGGGCGATGGCCCTACGACTCGAGCTCCACCAGGAGGCCTGGGTGGTGACGATTCTGCGGCTGATCTGA
- a CDS encoding AlpA family transcriptional regulator, with the protein MEPRFLLLADVAAELNVSDSQVYHMVRSGELPAIKIGGRGQWRVERTRLEEYIQSKYAETAAWVRDNPLNEREPD; encoded by the coding sequence ATGGAGCCTCGATTCCTGTTGCTGGCCGACGTGGCGGCCGAGCTCAACGTCTCGGACTCGCAGGTCTACCACATGGTCCGCAGCGGCGAACTGCCCGCGATCAAGATCGGTGGGCGCGGTCAGTGGCGCGTCGAGCGGACCAGGCTCGAGGAATACATCCAGAGCAAGTACGCGGAAACCGCCGCGTGGGTGCGCGACAACCCCCTGAACGAGCGTGAGCCGGACTGA
- the pruA gene encoding L-glutamate gamma-semialdehyde dehydrogenase, translating to MDALFSVPEPRNETVRGYAPGSPERASLAERVAALSGERPDLTMTIGGRQRMADGPAIEVVQPHRRREILGVTGNASRADAASAVEAAKRAAPGWRELPFSERAAIFLRAAELLAGPWRDTLNAATILGQSKSCYQAEIDAACELIDFLRFNVHFAERLLAEQPESSPGVWNRFDHRPLEGFVYAITPFNFTAIAGNLPSAPALLGNTVVWKPSPTQQLSAHFTMRLFEAAGLPAGVINMVTGDGLAVSDVALTDPDLAGIHFTGSTATFRQLWRAIGENIGRYRAYPRLVGETGGKDFVLAHPSADAEALHTALIRGAYEYQGQKCSAASRAYVPRSLWDGGLRDRLAASVASIGYGDVTDLSVFGGAVIDGRSFARLAGALDRIKNSASCTVLAGGVADDSEGWFVAPTLVEGTDPTHEIFTTEFFGPILGVHVYPDAEFEAVMAQADAATPYALTGSIFATDRAAVDRAQAALRFTAGNFYVNDKPTGAVVGQQPFGGARGSGTNDKAGSILNLQRWVSPRTIKETFDPPTQWNYPHMS from the coding sequence ATGGACGCTCTGTTCTCGGTTCCGGAGCCCCGGAACGAAACGGTTCGTGGTTATGCGCCCGGCAGCCCCGAGCGCGCGTCACTGGCGGAGCGGGTGGCGGCGCTGAGCGGGGAGCGGCCGGATCTGACGATGACGATCGGCGGCCGGCAGCGGATGGCCGACGGCCCGGCGATCGAGGTGGTCCAGCCGCACCGGCGTCGCGAGATCCTCGGCGTGACCGGAAACGCCTCCCGCGCCGACGCCGCTTCGGCCGTCGAGGCGGCGAAGCGGGCCGCGCCCGGCTGGCGGGAGCTGCCGTTCAGCGAGCGCGCGGCGATCTTCCTGAGGGCGGCCGAGTTGCTGGCCGGGCCGTGGCGCGACACCCTGAACGCCGCCACCATCCTCGGCCAGTCCAAGTCCTGCTACCAGGCGGAGATCGACGCGGCCTGCGAGCTGATCGACTTCCTCCGCTTCAACGTGCACTTCGCCGAGCGGCTCCTGGCCGAGCAGCCGGAATCCTCACCGGGCGTGTGGAACCGCTTCGACCACCGTCCCCTGGAGGGCTTCGTCTACGCGATCACGCCGTTCAACTTCACGGCGATCGCCGGGAATCTTCCGAGCGCGCCGGCGCTGCTGGGCAACACGGTGGTCTGGAAGCCGTCGCCGACCCAGCAGCTGTCGGCGCACTTCACCATGCGGCTGTTCGAGGCGGCCGGCCTGCCAGCCGGTGTGATCAACATGGTGACCGGTGACGGTCTCGCCGTCTCCGATGTGGCGCTGACCGATCCGGACCTGGCGGGCATCCACTTCACCGGCTCCACCGCCACGTTCCGGCAGTTGTGGCGTGCGATCGGCGAGAACATCGGCCGCTATCGGGCGTACCCGCGCCTGGTGGGAGAGACCGGTGGCAAGGACTTCGTCCTGGCCCATCCGAGCGCGGACGCCGAGGCGCTGCACACGGCGCTCATCCGAGGGGCGTACGAGTACCAGGGGCAGAAGTGCTCGGCGGCGTCCCGTGCCTACGTGCCCCGCAGCCTATGGGACGGTGGCCTGCGGGATCGCCTCGCCGCGTCGGTCGCCTCCATCGGCTACGGGGACGTCACCGACCTCTCCGTCTTCGGCGGCGCGGTGATCGACGGCAGGTCGTTCGCCCGGCTGGCCGGCGCCCTGGACCGGATCAAGAACAGCGCCTCGTGCACCGTGCTGGCCGGTGGAGTGGCCGACGACTCGGAGGGCTGGTTCGTCGCACCGACGCTGGTCGAGGGGACGGATCCGACCCACGAGATCTTCACGACCGAGTTCTTCGGGCCGATCCTCGGCGTGCACGTCTACCCGGATGCGGAGTTCGAGGCGGTCATGGCGCAGGCCGACGCCGCGACGCCGTACGCCCTGACGGGTTCGATCTTCGCCACCGACCGTGCTGCGGTGGACCGCGCGCAGGCGGCGCTGCGATTCACGGCGGGCAACTTCTACGTCAACGACAAGCCCACCGGAGCCGTTGTCGGACAGCAACCGTTCGGCGGCGCGCGGGGGAGCGGGACCAACGACAAGGCCGGTTCGATCTTGAATCTGCAGCGGTGGGTGTCGCCGCGGACGATCAAGGAAACCTTCGACCCGCCGACGCAGTGGAACTATCCGCATATGAGCTAG
- a CDS encoding PadR family transcriptional regulator, which yields MPDFQINPTAAALLGLLHEGPMTGGQLMAAAERRLGPYWSMTRSQVYRELPVLAEMGYVRLGKPGPRSSQPYAITASGKRAFSRWLAESPGRDALRNPVALRVAFGQQHSGDQLETLYSNANQYHSEAMAMAKEQAKEAKKNGDPYGAAALEFAVAYHKAALTWLKAVPTS from the coding sequence ATGCCCGACTTCCAAATCAATCCGACGGCGGCTGCCCTTCTCGGCCTGCTCCATGAGGGGCCGATGACCGGTGGCCAGCTGATGGCGGCTGCCGAACGCCGCCTCGGGCCCTACTGGTCGATGACGCGGAGCCAGGTCTACCGCGAATTGCCCGTACTGGCCGAAATGGGGTATGTCCGCCTCGGCAAGCCGGGTCCCCGATCCAGTCAGCCCTACGCCATCACGGCTTCCGGCAAGCGTGCCTTCAGCCGCTGGCTCGCCGAGTCGCCCGGCCGCGACGCGCTGCGTAATCCGGTCGCGCTGCGGGTGGCCTTCGGCCAGCAGCACAGCGGCGACCAGCTCGAGACGCTCTACAGCAATGCCAACCAGTACCACTCCGAGGCCATGGCGATGGCGAAGGAACAGGCCAAGGAGGCGAAGAAGAACGGTGATCCGTACGGCGCCGCCGCGCTGGAGTTCGCCGTCGCCTATCACAAGGCCGCCCTCACGTGGCTCAAGGCCGTGCCGACGAGCTGA